The Xenopus tropicalis strain Nigerian chromosome 1, UCB_Xtro_10.0, whole genome shotgun sequence DNA segment CTGAGAGAAGCTCATACAAACACCTAATCGAAACAAATAAAAGAAGTTTCTGAGAACAAGATAACCAAGATGGCCAAAAGCTAAATGCCTCAAACTCTTTAAAGAAACAACTGTAATATATGTGGAAGGAATATTTGCAAATGAGAGGGAAATACGTAAATGCATAGAGCAAGATAAATATAGAAATACTCCCAATAGAAATACTCCCTTCAGACTGGACATGATATGCACATAAAATGAGCACTCCTTCTGACACAGAGAAAACAGATAACAAAAACATTCAATGTACTACCTGGAAACCAAAGATGAACTGTAGAGACACAAGCGTTAAGATTAAAAAAttaagtacagttatgggaccccttatccggaaacccgttacccagaaagttccgaattacggaaaggccatatcccatagactccattataagcaaataattctaatttttaaaaatgatttacttttgctctgtaataataaaacagtaccttgtacttgatcccaactaagttattatgaatctttattggaggtaaaacaagcctattgggtttattcaatatttaaatgatttatagcagacttaagttatggagatccagattacggaaagaccccttatccggaaaaccccaggtcccaagcattctggataatgggtcccatacctgtactaaaaaaagtaCTGATGTACAGGAAGACCATATTCCATAGTgtccattttgagcaaataattctaatgttttacaaataacttccagtaccttttacttgatggtaactaagctgtatgaatctatATTGTTGGCAAAGCTATCCTGTTGCGCTTATTGcaggtttaggctgatgccacacgaggcgtttttacgctgcgtattttctaattctctcagcggctgaaaaacgcctgatatcatcatccatagaaataacttgaaaagactcgaagcaaaccacacaatacggaaatacgctagaaaacgccttagcacggatttttcaagcgttgcccgaaatatgccagtatttgcacagcaagctattcctatgtatacgcaaaggcagctgtcagacctagcggaaatacgcagcgttttttactatttcgcactattagcaccatggaaacgggatttgctacgtcaccagtactaggctgaaaaacaccatagtcaggggctgtgtggcttgtgctgcgtttttaggctgagaaaaaacgcagtgtaaaaacgcctcgtgtggcatcagccttaaatgtgCTTTAGCACGAAGACCATCATTACGGAGAGATCACTTATCAGAAAAATCTCAGGtattaagcattctggataatagattctatatctGTAGTAACAATCCTATCcaaatcagggccggatttccaaattggccgcCCCGAGACCGCCCCTGGTCGCACCCTCCCCCCTGGAGTGCGCATgcatgcgcatgcgtgcgcgatacaggggagaggggtttgcgcgcgcatgcgcagtgggccaaacttgcatacagagcagtggggagaagtccccccatTGCTCCTTATGGGCATAAAACTTTTtcgattttggtgcggcggggcggcatgccgcccccaggtttctgccgccctaggttCGGGCCTTTGTTGCCTCTCCACAAAGCTGGGCCTGAGTTTCACATACTGTTGTGCAAATgtaatagacaacaggtggaaactagaaagggaagtttgagaacaaacttcatattgggttgaaaagcgtgaagtcactgaatgaaatctgatctgttgttggctccgcccacgttttctaaccttggaccacagttatatagtaaaaaccactgtgcaaagtttggggaccctggttttaatagtgtctgaatggcagctatttaaatttccccactgaaagtcaacgagtgacatctgattggtggcttcgcccactttttctaacctggaactgcagttacctagtgactaactctgcaaagtttagggaccctaggattaacagttacagaacggcagcagtttaaatttaaaccaataaaagtcaataggtaaattgtgattggtggtttgtgagtatgcccactttttctaaccttgagtggaagtcacccagtgacaaaaagtgggcaccctggcataaatagcgtgagaatggcagcattttaaatttaaatgaataaaattcaatggatggaatctgattggctgttagtggcccaacccatttttcctatttttaacctgcagtcccccagtgaccaactgttcaaagtttggggactcaggcataaaaattgtgagactgacagcattttgcaCTTcaacattgaaagtaaataggtggaatgtgattggctgttgttggccctgcccacttttacatagtcacccagtgactgactgtgcaaagtttggggaccctgagattaaacatgtgagaatggcaacagttaaaatttccccactgaaaacaatgaaagaaatgtgattggcttttggtggccccacccactttttctaactttgagtatgtagtcacccagtgactgactgtgcaaagtttgggaaccctggcacctaaccaataaaattcaataggtgaaatctgattggctgttggtggctctgcccacttttcaaaagtaaatctgcagtcccctagtgaccaactgtgaaaagtttggggaccctggtgttaatactgtgagaatggcagcaggttgaatttccccattgaaagtcaataggtaaactctgattggctgttggtggctccacccatcttttcttaccttgaaccacagttacctggtgtctAACCCTGCAAAATTTGggcccggtgttattactgtgagaatagcagcaggttggacttctgccaagtcaataggtaaaatctgattggctgttcacagctccgcccacttttgggcatccaacaatcatcatatttttattcaggctgaccccatgactatgtgattcaagtttggggagtgtagcctcaaagctgtaagattggcagcagtttcaatttccccataatagtcaatgggtgaaatttgattggctgttgttggcccctcccactttgcatttttaaaaaaaaacttgaatgcgtagtcacccaatgactgactgtgcaaagttttggaactctggcatcaaaccaataaaaaccaataagtgaaatttgattggctgttggtggctccgcccacttttcaaaagtaaaactgcagtcttctagtgaccaagtgtaaaaagtttgggaaccctggtgttatcactgtgagaatggcagcaggttgaatttccgctaaatcaatagataaaatctgattggctgttcacagctccacccacttttgggcatccagcaatcatcatattttcattcaggctgaccccatgactatgtgattcaagtttgggaagtGTAGCGTCAAAGCTGTaggattggcagcagtttcaatttccccattaaagtcaaagggtgaaatttgattgcctgttgttgtcccctcccactttggggtcatccaacaaatgtcgctgtttcattcagggtgaccccattattatgttatccaagtttgggggctgtagcttcaaagctgtaagggtggcagcagtttgaaaatcttccctgtcaaagttaatggaaaaattgcggtgttcggagcggcgccacaaaaatatGGGGGGCCAGAtcgggcgaagaagtgtggagagtttgggtgttgtacccctaaaactgtaggaggagtagcgtttagaaaactggaggcgctaagaagaagaaaaagaagtggaagaataagccaaagttgaagaacagtatgttgggttttcaacccaacataattatagtCATAGAATGTATCTGCACTCCTTTCTGTGttcaaaaatgtgttatttattcagtcaacATTCTGGTGTCTGTAAGTGAGTTGAAACTGTAGCCTGTATAGTTTGATATCAGTGTTCCACTTCTATTATAATATTTCTAACATTGTGACTGGGCCCGAGCTTACATGGGGCTGCACACAGCCCTGTACATTTCAGTTGAGATGCCAAAGTGGCAGTTGGAAACAGAGGTCTAGAGACAAGCACTTGCGGCAGTTGGTTTCAGTACTTGGTTTGTCTCAGACCAGAGTGCATCTCTTGGCGATTCCTGGATCTTCCAAGCGATTTCAGAGTGAGAAAAagcgatttttttttgcagcggaAAGCAAATTCACCAACTTTGGTTGAGGAATTGCTTTTGAAGAAAGAAGATTATTTCTACagaatacagaagaagaaaatcaaAAGTCCATTCTTTGAGACTTTATTGATACCATCAAGATGAAGAGAAGGATCGACGACGTGAGCAGCAGCGAGGAAAAAAGTGGgcgaaaaaggaagaaaaagagaagaaCACACAAGCGCAGCTCCAGTGAGGAAATAAAaatggaaggaaggaaaagaTCCAGAGAGAGTGAGAACAGCGCTACATCAGAACGTAAGTAGAACCTGGTCATTTAATATATACTCATCAACTGCCATTCTTCTACTGTCTCTACCTTAATGTATGTCTATAGATGTGTGATAGTAAATATTTATCTGTCTTTGTCTGTTaatctatatcaatatatatatttggatttgTGTAACTATCTTTAGCTGTCTGTATCAACTGTCAGAATATAtatgtctgtttgtctatctatctatctatctatctatctatctatctatctatcgtctatcatctatctatctgtctatctcttttTAGGATTAGCTGTTCCTTAGCCAATTATTACAACCCAGTATTAAGATGCATAGGGCCCTCTCCCTAActacattgctttaaaaaaaaacagggcttCATCTTCTGGTTTTAGTGGTGTGCCCCCAGAAGCATGTACACTTAAAGCTAAATACAGATCAGCTTCAGTATGCATACTCCTGGCTGAATGTGATGTGGCTGAAGATGGAggccaccaatgtcactgcacaaCTGAACCAGGGATTCTTTAGTGCCACCAATGTGGACAGGCAAGGGGCAGGGGGCTCTATGCAGCTGTGCTAAGTCTAAACCACAGAATGGGGAGTATAGTTTTCTTCAAATGGTAGCAAGCAGAAAGAAAAAATCATCCTGTTGTGCTTTttctattataattttttttaaatgtgtctaCATCTTTTTTCTCAGGAGGAAGTGAATTGAAGAGACCCCGTGTGGAAGAACTTCCTCTCCCAGTAGCAATCAGCAACTGCACCATCCATGCTGAGCTTGGGAGTGGAACATACGGCAGAGTAAGTGCTGGGCTTCTGGGGAATGATACCTAGTTTTATTATTTAGCACTAGGGGATATAAGAAACAGATAATTCCATGAATATTTACCAAAACATTAACAAACTGAACTCTTGAGGTAAATGAGGCCCTTTTTGGAATATAAATGGCTTTTTACTTATTATGCTTTTTGGTGTAAATGTATCTCTAGTGACTTGGGATGAATACTTAATGTTTATTACAAACAGGTAGAATGAGGCAAAATTTGGGGCGCTGTGTCACTGTGCTGGCTTTTGGGGCAGCACCAAAAAGATAACTTAGGGTGGCATTAAGGTAAATCCAGCGCTTAACCATACTGTAGAAGTGACTTTCTAACATTTTATATCTGTTTCTGCCATGTCTTAGGTTTGGTTGGTATCTATACAAGATAAGATCCAGCATATGGCCATCAAGGTCATTAAGAAGAGCAACGACACCAACATATCCAACATCATCACAGAGGCACGGGTATTGAAGACAGCAGCTGGATGCCCATACCTTTGCTCTGCCTATGGTTCTTTCCAAACACAGGTACAAGAGAGTGTTACTAACTTAATGGGCTAGTTTATATTAACTACCTTACATTTTAGCATGGTATGAAATGTCCTATACAATGAAAACCTAAATCACTGGGATGGGGGGTACCAACTTTGTTGGCAAGTTTTCCCCCCGGCTGGGGTTtccatttggaactttctaaagCTGCTATTTGTGTAGTTTCTCCCTGGTATCCCTTATGAATAAATAGACTGGTGTTTGTAAAGTAGTGTAATATCAGAAAACTGTGGGTTTGTCTGAATTCTGCAGTGGAATACCTGGAATATCATAGTTGCAACCTTATTCAAGAGTATCATTGTTATACTAAAGGCCCAATTAATAACAATGAATTAACCTGTTAGGGTTTTATAAACTGCACTAATTTCCAGCATCTAGAAAGCATGGGTGAGAgtatgtttattataaatatatattcatgcaGTTTTAGAGTGGTGTGACAtaaaggcctagggcagcacaagctAAAATATACCCCCAGGTGCAGGATAAGTAAGGGCATAAAGCAGCTTAAGCCAAAATACATCCTTGGGTGCAGGATGCAAAAAAGTAGATGGTACCTGAGAATGCAGAATTAGTGCAGAATTAATAATGGCCTAGGGCAGTTCAGATTAAAATACACCCCTGAGTTCAATTTGTccttaaatataaaatcaatactTTCTGTGCAAAATCACTTGTAATAACGTGCTTTTGGCCATCTGTGCCTGTGATTTAGTTCTTCTCTTACCTCTTGTTTCTTTAATCAGGGGCATGTTCTGCATGTTATGGAGTACGTGAGCGGAGGGACCCTATGGAGTGTCATCACGAACAGCGTCCGACTGGAGATGGACTTAGTAAGGTAAGTGACTACATGAATGTTTGGAGTAACAGAGCAAGAACTGGACTAGAGTACCTCATTGCTTATAGTTTCAAGCAAAGTAAGAATAAAGAGGCCAGCATTCTGTATTTTCAGCTGACTGGGTTCCATCttttgtttgtaaagcaaaagGGAGTCTATGTAGTCACTCAAGTAGTATTCCATGTTACTGTATATCTAATGAACCAGCTAATAATAACTTTGCTGTCATGTAGCTCCACCTTCCATTGCAATAAATCCCATGTCCCTACTGTGCAATAACTTCCCAAATACTTCACAAGAAATAATTATTGTGTGTGTAAAAGGACATAAAGCTTATGTTGCTGTATCGTGCATACATAACACCTTAACATTTGTAATTGCATTGGAAACAGTATGGTCTAATGGAGCTGGTACAATAAACAATGCTACTGGGGTCCATTGTGGCACAGAGCAAACAAAGGGGCAATTTACACTTTGCCCAATACTAATTTGCTGGAATGGAAAGCAAAGAGTGTCTCACTCTGTATGCAGTGCTATGTCTGTTATAGCAGAGATGCAAAGGCAGGGAACTAGGGGGCACATGGGCACCACTTTGAAATCATTCAGAATTCTACAAGTGCACTAAGCTGTGATCAtatgcattcctacagtttgccTAGCCCAGACTGTAAGCAGGGTtacaatattaaataatacataCTATAGTATAGACATAGCAAAGAAATTTGTTCACTATGgaaatgttaaataatatttttttcccccaaagatTCTACGCAGCAGAGCTGGTGTGCGGCCTGCAGTTTCTCCACTCAAATGGGATTATCCACCGGTATGTAAGATTTATAAAAATCCTATATATTATCCTTCTGTTCACATCCCTTCTTGCCCTCCAGTTATAAAATGGTACTGGCTTATTCCCAACATTTAAATTTACATCCCCCCCTACTTACCAACTCTATCTCAATTCTATTGGCATTTTCTTAACCATAATCTCTACCTTGCAGGGATCTTAAACCAGCTAATGTCCTAGTAACCAACGAGGGACATATAAAGATCGCTGATTTTGGCTTGGCAGCTGAGGGAATCTTTGGCAATAAAAAGGTCAGAGGTAGAAAAGGAACACCTGCCTTTATGGCCCCAGAGGTATGTGACTgtgatttaatttaaatgtatataacacAGAGGTACTAATCGCTGTAAGTATTTTCTTGTGcttatttgtatgtttgtttcATGAATTGTTCGGGCATGCCCCAGTGATAACATTTGcgtaccttttaccccaggctagggcaacaattctttaaaaaaaaaacacctctctGACAGGGATGATTCTGTTATTGTGCTGCCATAAGGGGCTTTTAAAAGTCTGAAGGTACAATGGCTCCCTCTGCACTAAAATAGCCAAATCTCTGGTTTATAACCAGAATTTTGGCTCTCACCTTGCAAGAGCTCACTCCTCTCTGGGTACTTTCCTACAGAGACCATTTTAACAGTTCCCAGGTAATCCTTGTTCAACTCAGGGTGgggcgcatgtgcagtacagtaattGTTGGGTGCTTACTGTACTATACATGTTTCAATCTTCAGTCAGCTTTAGTCAAAGGGACAAAGGTGCTCTTCGGCTAAATGCAAGAGATTTTGACCCATGGGGGTTGGCACCTCTCCTGTGATTTTAGCTTTCAAACTCCTTTTAGCATACCATAAATACCCTTAGGGTAGTGTAGAAGCAGAGGTGtactatgtatacagcagacctCACGGTCGTGGGGGGCCTGgagggggcagggaggagggactggtcaccCCCTTGGAGGATATTTCTGCAGAGAGGCCCTTAGTGACCAAGTTACATCTCTGTGTAGAAGGGCAAGAGAAAATGATGAAACTGTATTTTTTCAGCTTTACTGGATAATTATATCAAGAACTGTAgctttgtttttatacatttctacTATTTGCtatttgacatattttttttaccaatgcTGCAGCCATTTTTGGGCACAGAGTTTGCAATTTGTTCAAAAGAAGAGTCACAGAACCCCCATAGATTCAGTTAAACACATGCAGTATTTTAATACAGATCTGTTTGTTCAATTCTAGATGCTAAATAAGAAGAAATATAACGCAGGAATAGACTGGTGGTCATTAGGGATCACCATATGTAAAATGGCCTCCGGGACCTCACCATTCAAGCAGGGCAAGGCAGAATGCGGTTCATCTATTCAACATGCAGAGCCTTGCATTCCAGAATGGTTTAGCACAGAACTGCAAGATCTCCTGCAAAGGGTGAGTACAGGAATTTATGGAATGGATGCCACTAGTTCTATTAAAATATATCTATTCCCAAAGGTGCAACATTGTTCCTAGAGATCTAGCAGTAGCACTAACTGGGCTTGTTCTTGTTTGCTGAATAGTGTATAAGCAATTGGACTGGATCCCTGTGCCATGAGGCTATTACTGGCAGGTGTGTAGCTTTAGCTtggcaatatataaatatctgataatgtctttttttctttagctCCTGAAGAAGGATCCAAAGGAACGGCTAGGCTTGAATGGAAACATTCGGGAGCACCCATTTTTTAACACCATTGATTGGGTGCAACTAGAAAGCCAGAATGTACCACCTCCTTCCCAGCCAGTAGCAGTAAGTACATGACTGCAGCATCTAATGAGATACCACTACTGTATATTTAGAGCCCACAGTGTACtcaataggatctattatccaaaccCCCCAGATAACTTTTTAATACCATTCACTTCAGTGTTTTGTATAAATACTCAATTTTTACCCATTTATTGTTCCTTTGTAGTAACAAAACAATGTAAGTTAATCAACTGACAATAAACCCATgttaatgtaaattttatttttaaattacttactATGATTTGGTAGACTATATAGTGCTGTGTGGTGCtgcttattataaattatttggaAAACTCTAGATGTAAGAGTTTCCAGAGTAATATTGCTAAACAAGAAGGTGCATCTTCACTTCATAGAAAATGTCAAATGAGAACCAAGGCACCCAGCACCTTTTGGAACTACAGAATCTCCATAGGTCAACAGAATGGACAGGGCTAGACCTGGGTGGGAATGAACTCTGTGCAAAACTCTTTACAGTGTTCCACAAAGATTACCAAATCAATGTGTACAATGTGtacttaatattttgtttttgactAATACCTAAAAGTTTgttgtttattatattttctgtactgaaaaaatgtcatataaagagttaatttatgttttgttttactgcaGCTATCATCAGTGGATTTCAGCAAGACATGTGAGAAACCACCATCATTCTTGGAGTCCCTGAAACACAATATCACTTCAGGTGATGTATCCCTGCAAGATATGTCATGTCTGGAGTCCATTTCACAGTGCCAAGCTGTTTCTGGACCTTCAGACACTGATGGCATTCTTAGGCCCCACCATCAGCCCAATACCACCATAACCAGCAGGCCCCACAATCAGCCGCGTTTGGTTCTGCTGCCCTCTCCAAGAAGTCTTAACTTCTGGTGTCTTGTCATCACAATTGTCATCATTATACTGGCCTACCGGCGGTACCAGCGGTTGCCATGTTCCTAATTTCTGGCCCTTGATATTGGCTTCTACCTTTGGCCTTTTTTATCATCTTCTGCCTCTGCTAACCCTCACCACTAGGCCTTGCAATCCTTAAAGGCTCTTAAAGTCACCAGGAGTGGATATTTTGCGCCTGGAGCAAATTTATCAACTTTCCTCATGAAAGGAGGAGTCCCCCTGTTTGCACCACACATTACACATTAATATTGTCCCCACATTTTAGTCTAACTCCAGttcctttatttatatctatCATGTTTGGTGAAAAGATGTAACTAAAGTactaaatataaatttatttacaTCAAAGTAGCATATAATTGTATAGGCTAGTATTTAGAAATAGATAGAAAGTAAAACATTAAACAGGACACTAGAATACAGGCTACCAACACTACTACACATAATACATCACTGATCCAGGGACTTATCCGACTgccatattggagtcaggaaggaattttttccccttctgaagcacATTGGACACagcttcagaaggtttttttgccttcctctggatcaagatA contains these protein-coding regions:
- the LOC105947584 gene encoding protein kinase C delta type-like, yielding MKRRIDDVSSSEEKSGRKRKKKRRTHKRSSSEEIKMEGRKRSRESENSATSERGSELKRPRVEELPLPVAISNCTIHAELGSGTYGRVWLVSIQDKIQHMAIKVIKKSNDTNISNIITEARGHVLHVMEYVSGGTLWSVITNSVRLEMDLVRFYAAELVCGLQFLHSNGIIHRDLKPANVLVTNEGHIKIADFGLAAEGIFGNKKVRGRKGTPAFMAPEMLNKKKYNAGIDWWSLGITICKMASGTSPFKQGKAECGSSIQHAEPCIPEWFSTELQDLLQRLLKKDPKERLGLNGNIREHPFFNTIDWVQLESQNVPPPSQPVALSSVDFSKTCEKPPSFLESLKHNITSGDVSLQDMSCLESISQCQAVSGPSDTDGILRPHHQPNTTITSRPHNQPRLVLLPSPRSLNFWCLVITIVIIILAYRRYQRLPCS